The following coding sequences are from one Rhipicephalus microplus isolate Deutch F79 chromosome 3, USDA_Rmic, whole genome shotgun sequence window:
- the LOC119165245 gene encoding uncharacterized protein LOC119165245 — protein sequence MTGCCVPMCTNNSRNGWKLYHFPTEPKRRLLWMVKIKRDKWQPTKSSCVCSAHFEASHFEQHRADQWIKLKPNAVPTVFPFRGLPPQRKAPKDRAGPAVLPDACQETRGDNSTAINCTPLTSAQANLNSRTDSLGAQQPQSCNSQTPDSVPHIMEREEVVISADAPDGARENKQLNKQLSDMGRKYTQLHQVHRKATSTIQALKKQVKKLETKMELFGQRLKFLNDDQLQALGRQSNKGSTWSAETIKQALQIKFSCGKTGYQTLRNLGYPLPSGKTLARRLQGLKFLPGILTEVIDVLKIKAENMQDIEKDCALFLDEMEIARGYELDRAEDVVLGGQTMPENPDEPAHHALVFMVGGLNTRWKQVIAYHFTGSHVEGSILKDYVMKIVQLCAEISLRIRVVTCDMGASNRAMWRELGFSSHRNSITVCSVPHPCLEDKELFFTADAAHVLKNVKSQLLSSEVFFLSDATVCQHNLPSKEVNVDHVRSVIKYDAERELKVAPRLSELHISRGHFTKMKVGVAVRFFREAPAAIRYLIKEDAIEPEAETTAWFLELVFNWYTLMSSRHPSVALSLRDMRRYHESIELLNSALEVFQGMKMGSKAQWKPSQAGLLITTKVVLRLQDILLRSEGYEFFLTSRILQDCLENLFSVVRIRKPVPNAYDLKCALKLVCVSQFLHAPGTSSYEVDDAKYLADMLAKGKQEHGEVEADVIDDSEILFIEELQENECNILFYIGGFLLKGMLSVVAGCGHCNSALLGSTESEHATLTILKEYRSEGGNLTYPSKDVLLTLKSCEEHFRGIISWSEGLLRLRSPLKAVTDYLNEMVRPCVKTCSEHSDAVAKLLIANYARLRLRVHLRHVSSNGVNEHGSKTCAGVSLP from the exons ATGACTGGGTGCTGCGTGCCCATGTGCACGAACAACTCCAGAAATGGTTGGAAACTCTACCATTTTCCGACAGAGCCCAAAAGAAGGCTGCTATGGATGGTGAAGATTAAGCGAGACAAGTGGCAGCCTACGAAGTCCTCGTGTGTATGCAGT GCACATTTTGAAGCAAGCCATTTCGAGCAGCACCGAGCTGACCAGTGGATAAAACTGAAGCCGAACGCTGTGCCAACGGTGTTCCCTTTCAGGG gcttgcctccacaAAGGAAGGCGCCAAAGGACAGGGCAGGACCTGCTGTGTTGCCTGATGCATGCCAAGAAACACGCGGTGACAACTCTACGGCCATTAATTGTACGCCACTCACAAGTGCACAGGCGAATTTAAATTCACGCACAGACAGTCTTGGCGCACAGCAACCGCAAAGCTGCAATTCTCAGACGCCTGATTCAGTACCGCACATTATGGAAAGGGAAGAAGTTGTGATCTCGGCCGATGCACCTGACGGGGCACGTGAAAACAAGCAGTTAAATAAGCAGCTCTCCGATATGGGCAGAAAATACACTCAGCTACATCAAGTCCATCGGAAAGCCACCTCAACCATTCAAGCActaaaaaaacaggtgaaaaaattGGAAACCAAAATGGAATTATTCGGACAGCGTTTGAAATTCCTCAATGATGACCAGCTGCAGGCTCTTGGGCGCCAGAGTAATAAGGGAAGCACTTGGTCTGCAGAAACAATCAAGCAGGCGCTTCAGATTAAGTTTTCCTGTGGAAAAACTGGTTACCAGACACTAAGAAATCTGGGCTACCCCTTGCCATCCGGAAAAACCCTTGCACGTCGCCTTCAGGGCCTCAAGTTTCTTCCCGGAATTTTGACGGAAGTCATCGATGTTCTCAAAATCAAAGCAGAGAACATGCAAGACATTGAAAAAGACTGTGCTTTGTTCTTGGATGAAATGGAGATTGCTCGCGGGTACGAGCTCGATCGCGCTGAGGATGTGGTGTTGGGGGGGCAAACTATGCCAGAAAATCCAGACGAACCTGCACATCACGCACTAGTGTTCATGGTAGGAGGCCTGAATACGAGATGGAAGCAAGTGATTGCCTACCACTTCACCGGAAGTCATGTAGAGGGTAGTATCCTCAAGGACTACGTCATGAAGATAGTGCAGCTCTGCGCGGAAATCTCTTTAAGAATCCGTGTCGTCACTTGCGACATGGGGGCTTCTAATCGGGCTATGTGGCGCGAGCTCGGATTCTCCAGCCACAGGAATTCCATTACTGTATGTTCAGTGCCTCACCCCTGTCTGGAAGacaaagaattgtttttcacagcaGATGCTGCACACGTGCTGAAGAATGTCAAGTCACAGTTGCTTTCATCGGAAGTATTCTTTCTGAGTGATGCAACAGTATGCCAGCACAATCTGCCATCAAAAGAAGTGAACGTGGACCATGTGCGCAGTGTAATTAAGTATGATGCTGAACGAGAGCTGAAAGTCGCCCCGAGGCTCTCAGAGTTACACATTTCGCGAGGCCATTTCACAAAAATGAAAGTGGGAGTTGCTGTCCGCTTCTTCAGGGAAGCTCCTGCAGCGATTCGGTACCTAATTAAAGAGGACGCGATAGAGCCGGAGGCAGAGACAACAGCTTGGTTTCTAGAATTAGTATTCAACTGGTACACGCTAATGTCTTCCCGCCACCCatcagttgctctcagccttcgaGACATGCGGAGGTACCACGAATCAATTGAGCTACTGAACTCGGCCCTCGAAGTTTTTCAAGGAATGAAGATGGGAAGCAAGGCACAGTGGAAGCCTTCGCAAGCAGGTTTACTAATAACAACAAAAGTCGTTCTTCGTCTCCAAGACATTCTCTTGCGCAGTGAAGGATACGAATTCTTCCTCACGAGCAGAATCTTGCAAGACTGCCTCGAAAATTTGTTTTCGGTGGTGCGCATCAGGAAGCCTGTTCCTAACGCATATGACTTAAAGTGTGCCCTGAAGCTTGTGTGCGTGAGTCAGTTCCTTCATGCACCCGGAACGTCAAGCTACGAAGTCGACGATGCTAAGTACCTCGCCGACATGCTTGCAAAAGGCAAACAAGAGCACGGGGAGGTGGAAGCTGATGTCATTGATGACTCGGAAATTTTGTTCattgaagaacttcaagaaaacgaATGCAACATCCTTTTCTACATCGGCGGCTTCCTTTTAAAAGGTATGCTGAGTGTTGTAGCGGGATGCGGGCATTGTAATTCTGCCTTGTTAGGCTCAACTGAAAGCGAGCACGCAACTCTGACTATTCTGAAGGAGTACAGGAGTGAAGGTGGCAACCTCACATATCCCAGCAAGGATGTTTTGCTGACACTCAAGTCGTGTGAAGAGCATTTCAGGGGCATCATAAGTTGGAGTGAGGGCTTGCTGCGCTTAAGGTCCCCGTTGAAGGCCGTGACCGATTATTTGAACGAGATGGTGCGCCCTTGCGTAAAGACTTGCTCCGAGCACAGTGACGCCGTAGCAAAACTCCTTATTGCGAATTATGCAAGACTGAGGCTTCGCGTGCATTTGCGCCACGTTAGTTCAAACGGCGTCAATGAACACGGAAGCAAGACGTGCGCTGGGGTAAGCCTTCCGTGA